The following coding sequences lie in one Mycobacterium sp. Z3061 genomic window:
- a CDS encoding SGNH/GDSL hydrolase family protein — translation MPRRSTIALATAGALASTGSAYLGARNLLVGQATHVRTVIPKNWDPPPRADGVYAPGGGPVQRWRYGTPFDLHLMIFGDSTATGYGCATAEEVPGVVIARRLAEQSGLRIRLSTKAIVGATSKGVLGQVDAMFVAGPPPDVAVIIIGANDITALNGVGPSAQRLGTSVRKLRNRGAVVVVGTCPDFGLITAIPQPLRSLARTRGLQLARAQAAAVRAAGGVPVPLAHLLAPKFREMPELMFSSDRYHPSAAGYAEAAEQLLAALCEALSERIPALARPIALPVVAARRTIVSRWWPRPSPVRATAAIASG, via the coding sequence GTGCCGCGGCGTTCGACGATCGCTCTGGCCACAGCGGGTGCACTCGCCTCGACAGGCTCGGCCTATCTGGGCGCACGCAACCTGCTGGTTGGTCAGGCGACGCATGTGCGCACCGTGATCCCGAAGAACTGGGATCCGCCGCCGCGTGCCGACGGCGTCTATGCCCCCGGCGGTGGCCCGGTGCAGCGGTGGCGGTACGGAACTCCGTTCGATCTGCACCTGATGATCTTCGGCGACTCGACCGCGACCGGATACGGGTGCGCCACCGCGGAAGAAGTGCCCGGCGTGGTCATCGCCCGGCGGCTGGCCGAGCAGTCCGGTCTACGAATCAGGCTGAGCACTAAAGCCATCGTCGGAGCCACGTCCAAGGGAGTTCTCGGTCAGGTCGACGCGATGTTCGTGGCAGGGCCCCCGCCGGACGTCGCGGTGATCATCATCGGCGCCAACGACATCACCGCACTCAACGGCGTCGGACCGTCCGCCCAGCGGCTCGGGACGTCGGTGCGCAAATTGCGCAACCGGGGCGCCGTCGTGGTGGTCGGTACCTGCCCGGACTTCGGGCTCATCACCGCCATCCCGCAGCCGCTGCGCTCGCTGGCGCGCACCCGAGGTTTGCAACTCGCCCGTGCCCAGGCCGCGGCCGTCCGGGCGGCCGGTGGAGTGCCGGTGCCGCTGGCGCATCTGCTGGCCCCCAAGTTCCGGGAGATGCCCGAGCTGATGTTCTCCTCCGACCGCTACCACCCGTCGGCGGCCGGCTACGCCGAAGCGGCCGAACAGTTGCTGGCGGCGCTGTGTGAAGCACTGAGCGAGAGGATTCCCGCGCTGGCGCGGCCCATTGCGCTACCGGTCGTGGCTGCCCGCCGAACCATCGTGTCCCGGTGGTGGCCGCGCCCGTCGCCTGTGCGTGCGACCGCCGCAATTGCCTCCGGGTAG
- a CDS encoding acetyl-CoA C-acetyltransferase, whose translation MPEAVIVSTARSPIGRAMKGSLISIRPDDLAAQMVRAALDKVPALNPHQIDDLIMGCGQPGGESGFNIARVVAVALGYDFLPGTTVNRYCSSSLQTTRMAFHAIKAGEGDVFVSAGVETVSRFGKGNADGWPDTKNPLYDAAQERTTAAAAGADEWHDPRADGNVPDIYIAMGQTAENVALLTGISREDQDHWGVRSQNRAEEAIKSGFFEREISPVTLPDGSTVSTDDGPRAGTTYEKISQLKPVFRPNGTVTAGNACPLNDGAAAVVITSDVKAKELGLKPLARIVSTGVSGLSPEIMGLGPIEASKQALQRAGMSVGDIDLFEINEAFAVQVLGSARELGIDEDKLNVSGGAIALGHPFGMTGARITATLLNNLTTHDKTFGLETMCVGGGQGMAMVIERLS comes from the coding sequence ATGCCGGAAGCCGTCATCGTTTCAACCGCCCGCTCGCCGATCGGCCGCGCCATGAAAGGGTCGCTGATCAGCATCCGGCCCGATGACCTGGCTGCGCAGATGGTGCGCGCCGCGCTCGACAAGGTGCCCGCGCTCAACCCGCACCAGATCGACGACCTGATCATGGGTTGCGGCCAGCCCGGCGGTGAGTCCGGCTTCAACATCGCGCGCGTGGTAGCGGTGGCGCTCGGCTACGACTTCCTGCCGGGTACCACCGTCAACCGGTACTGCTCGTCGTCGCTGCAGACGACTCGGATGGCGTTCCACGCGATCAAGGCCGGTGAGGGCGACGTCTTCGTCTCCGCCGGTGTCGAGACGGTGTCCCGGTTCGGGAAGGGCAATGCCGACGGTTGGCCCGACACCAAGAACCCGTTGTATGACGCTGCTCAGGAGCGGACGACCGCCGCGGCCGCGGGAGCCGACGAATGGCACGACCCGCGCGCCGACGGCAACGTTCCCGACATCTACATCGCGATGGGCCAGACCGCCGAAAATGTCGCGCTGCTGACCGGCATTTCTCGCGAGGACCAGGACCACTGGGGCGTACGCAGTCAGAACCGGGCCGAGGAGGCCATCAAGAGCGGGTTCTTCGAGCGCGAGATCTCGCCGGTCACGCTGCCGGACGGTTCGACGGTCAGCACCGATGACGGGCCGCGGGCGGGCACCACGTACGAGAAGATCAGCCAGCTAAAGCCGGTGTTCCGGCCTAACGGCACGGTGACGGCGGGCAACGCCTGCCCGCTGAACGACGGTGCCGCGGCGGTGGTGATCACCAGTGATGTCAAGGCCAAGGAGCTGGGCCTGAAGCCGTTGGCACGCATCGTGTCGACCGGCGTCAGCGGGTTGTCCCCCGAGATCATGGGGCTGGGCCCGATCGAGGCGTCCAAGCAGGCTCTGCAGCGGGCCGGTATGTCGGTGGGCGACATCGACCTGTTCGAAATCAACGAGGCGTTCGCAGTGCAGGTGCTGGGGTCGGCGCGCGAGTTGGGTATCGATGAGGACAAGCTGAACGTCTCGGGCGGCGCCATCGCTTTGGGCCACCCGTTCGGTATGACCGGCGCCCGGATCACCGCCACGCTGCTCAACAACCTGACCACGCACGACAAGACATTCGGCCTGGAGACAATGTGTGTCGGCGGCGGGCAGGGCATGGCGATGGTGATCGAGCGGCTGAGCTAG
- a CDS encoding DUF559 domain-containing protein, with protein sequence MNSPRQPFIGSEALAAGVMNRHELRTYYRAIMPNIYLDKRIEPSLQQRTAAAWLWSRQQAVIAGATASALHGSRWIDQAAPIELIWRNARAPQRVITRADLLLDGETQVLKGLSVTTPERTAFDIGRRGALGRAVADLDALAAATDFKVSDVVELAANHRHARGLRKLEAALELVDAGAQSPKETWLRLLLIEAGFPTPRTQIPVLGRDGFPRYFLDMGWEDILLAVEYDGDQHWTNPAQHASDVDRLEYLNRMGWTVVRVVGRHRPSDVIRRVRCAWDTLTRR encoded by the coding sequence ATGAACAGCCCGCGGCAACCATTCATCGGCAGTGAGGCGCTGGCCGCCGGCGTCATGAACCGCCATGAATTGCGCACCTACTACCGCGCGATCATGCCGAATATCTACCTGGACAAGCGGATTGAGCCGTCCCTGCAACAGCGAACAGCAGCGGCGTGGCTGTGGTCGCGGCAGCAGGCGGTGATCGCCGGCGCCACGGCGTCGGCATTGCACGGCTCGAGGTGGATCGACCAGGCGGCGCCGATCGAACTGATCTGGCGCAATGCGAGGGCGCCGCAGCGCGTCATCACCCGTGCCGATCTGCTGTTGGACGGCGAAACCCAAGTCCTGAAAGGCCTTTCGGTGACGACACCCGAGCGCACGGCATTCGACATCGGCCGCCGCGGGGCGTTGGGTCGCGCCGTCGCCGATCTCGATGCGCTCGCTGCCGCGACGGACTTCAAAGTCAGCGATGTCGTTGAGCTGGCCGCCAACCATCGGCACGCGCGGGGCTTGCGCAAATTGGAAGCCGCGTTGGAACTCGTCGACGCAGGCGCGCAATCGCCGAAAGAGACTTGGCTCCGCTTGCTGTTGATCGAGGCGGGTTTTCCGACGCCCCGGACCCAGATTCCGGTGCTGGGCCGCGACGGCTTTCCCCGCTACTTCCTCGACATGGGCTGGGAGGACATCTTGTTGGCCGTCGAGTACGACGGCGATCAGCATTGGACCAACCCCGCCCAGCACGCCTCGGACGTTGACCGCCTGGAGTACCTGAACCGCATGGGTTGGACCGTGGTTCGGGTGGTCGGCCGCCACCGGCCAAGCGATGTTATTCGACGGGTTCGGTGCGCTTGGGACACCCTGACGCGCCGTTGA
- a CDS encoding Bax inhibitor-1/YccA family protein: MRETSNPVFRSLPKQAGGYAQFGPGVQSGYPADPYAPYQQGREARASRPLTIDDVVTKTGLTLAMLSTTAIVSYFLVATNLKLAMPLTMVGAFGGLALVLIATFGRKQDNPAIVLSYAALEGLFLGAISFLLANFSVGSANAGVLIGEAVLGTLGVFFGMLVVYKTGAIRVTPKFTRMLVAAMFGVLVLMLGNFVLAMFHVGGGEGLGLRSAGPIGIIFSLVCIGIAAFSFLIDFDAADQMIRAGAPEKAAWGIALGLTVTLVWLYLEILRLLSYLQND, from the coding sequence GTGCGGGAGACAAGTAACCCGGTATTTCGTTCGCTGCCGAAGCAGGCGGGCGGATACGCGCAATTCGGCCCCGGCGTGCAGTCGGGCTACCCGGCCGACCCCTACGCTCCCTACCAACAGGGTCGTGAGGCGCGCGCTTCGCGTCCGCTGACCATCGATGACGTCGTCACCAAGACCGGCCTGACGCTGGCGATGCTGTCGACCACCGCCATCGTTTCCTACTTCCTGGTCGCGACCAATCTGAAGCTGGCGATGCCGCTGACCATGGTCGGTGCGTTCGGCGGTTTGGCGCTGGTGTTGATCGCGACGTTCGGTCGCAAGCAGGACAACCCGGCGATCGTACTCAGCTACGCCGCGCTCGAGGGCTTGTTCCTGGGCGCCATCTCGTTCCTGCTCGCTAACTTCTCAGTGGGCTCGGCCAATGCCGGGGTGCTGATCGGTGAGGCGGTACTGGGCACTCTCGGGGTGTTCTTCGGCATGCTGGTCGTCTACAAGACCGGCGCGATCCGCGTCACGCCCAAGTTCACTCGCATGCTCGTCGCGGCGATGTTCGGTGTGCTGGTGCTGATGCTCGGCAACTTCGTGCTGGCGATGTTCCACGTCGGTGGCGGCGAGGGCCTGGGTCTGCGCAGCGCCGGTCCCATCGGGATCATCTTCTCGCTGGTGTGCATCGGTATCGCAGCCTTCAGCTTCCTCATCGACTTCGACGCCGCCGACCAGATGATCCGCGCCGGTGCGCCGGAGAAGGCCGCCTGGGGCATCGCCCTCGGCCTGACCGTGACTTTGGTGTGGCTCTACCTGGAGATCCTGCGTCTGCTGAGTTATCTGCAGAACGACTAG